A single window of Montipora capricornis isolate CH-2021 chromosome 14, ASM3666992v2, whole genome shotgun sequence DNA harbors:
- the LOC138031383 gene encoding uncharacterized protein gives MTIQCDHVIEARRPDIVVVEKKNNKAIIVDIASPWDHRVYEKEGEKIEKYQDLKREIGRLWGIRHLEVVPVVVGALGVVSKRLDAWLEKLGVTIRTGLLQKTALLGTARILRKVLDS, from the coding sequence ATGACCATCCAGTGTGACCATGTTATCGAGGCCAGAAGACccgacattgttgttgttgagaagaaaaataacaaggcaATCATAGTAGACATAGCTTCACCCTGGGACCACAGAGTGTatgaaaaggaaggtgaaaagattgagaaatatCAGGACCTTAAGAGAGAAATTGGAAGACTATGGGGAATTAGGCATCTGGAAGTAGTTCCAGTAGTCGTTGGTGCACTCGGAGTTGTAAGCAAGAGGTTGGATGCATGGCTTGAGAAGCTAGGTGTTACGATCAGAACGGGACTGTtacagaaaacagccttgttaggcacagccaggattctaaggaaggtgttggacagctga